One window of Cohnella hashimotonis genomic DNA carries:
- a CDS encoding precorrin-2 dehydrogenase/sirohydrochlorin ferrochelatase family protein, whose product MQRYYPIMLSLEHSRCVVVGGGALGERRTGGLLEAGAEVLLVCPEIVSARLREWKEAGAIRHLPKPFSPDDLTGAALVVAATGADELNGWICDEAKRRGIPANSASDGSRGSFIVPAVVRRGGLLLTVSTSGAGPAWSARIAGELKARYGPEYAELTKRLGDVRLRVLAEVDEASERRRLMHAAVTDQAVETWLSMTELPDTEALVAMLRCWADEA is encoded by the coding sequence ATGCAGCGCTATTATCCGATCATGTTATCCTTAGAGCATAGCCGATGCGTCGTAGTTGGCGGCGGCGCACTCGGCGAGCGCAGAACCGGCGGACTGCTGGAGGCGGGAGCGGAAGTCTTGCTCGTCTGCCCCGAGATCGTCTCGGCACGCCTGCGAGAATGGAAGGAAGCGGGGGCGATCCGTCACTTGCCGAAACCGTTCTCGCCGGACGATCTCACGGGCGCCGCGCTCGTCGTCGCGGCGACCGGCGCCGATGAGTTGAACGGCTGGATTTGCGACGAAGCGAAGCGTCGGGGCATCCCGGCGAACTCGGCTTCTGACGGCTCGCGGGGAAGCTTCATCGTGCCGGCCGTGGTCCGCAGAGGCGGATTGCTCTTGACCGTAAGCACCTCTGGCGCGGGACCGGCATGGTCGGCACGCATCGCAGGCGAGCTCAAGGCGCGATACGGGCCCGAGTATGCCGAGTTGACAAAGCGGCTTGGAGACGTGCGGCTGCGCGTGCTGGCGGAGGTTGACGAGGCATCCGAACGACGCAGGCTTATGCACGCGGCCGTTACGGATCAAGCTGTCGAGACTTGGTTATCGATGACTGAGCTGCCCGACACGGAAGCGCTAGTCGCGATGCTGCGCTGTTGGGCCGACGAAGCCTAA
- the hemC gene encoding hydroxymethylbilane synthase, with protein sequence MRKIKVGTRQSALAMTQSGQTLDALKAMAAEAGLPLDFEVVPIVTRGDRILDVTLSKVGGKGLFVKEIEEALLGGEIDIAIHSMKDMPFELPAGLVIGCVPQREDPRDALVNLTSSTLSDLPPGARIGTSSLRRSAQLQSRRPDFRIESLRGNIDTRLRKLESEGLDAIVLAAAGLKRMGWSDRITTYIEPEDCLPAVGQGALAIECRASDEEVLALLARLNDTAAERAVAAERTFLGLLNGGCQVPIGAYATAESAAPDAVVSMTGMVAAPDGRLVLKASASGSDPVEVGRRVAEELLAKGADALLAEARE encoded by the coding sequence ATGCGCAAGATCAAGGTTGGAACAAGACAAAGCGCGCTGGCGATGACGCAGAGCGGACAAACGCTCGATGCGCTCAAGGCCATGGCCGCAGAGGCAGGGCTGCCGCTTGACTTCGAGGTCGTGCCGATCGTCACGCGGGGTGACCGGATTTTGGACGTGACGCTGTCCAAGGTTGGAGGCAAAGGCCTGTTTGTCAAAGAGATCGAAGAAGCGCTGCTTGGCGGCGAGATCGATATTGCAATCCACAGCATGAAGGATATGCCTTTCGAGCTGCCCGCGGGCCTCGTGATCGGATGCGTGCCGCAGCGCGAGGACCCGCGTGACGCGCTTGTGAATTTGACCTCCAGCACGCTGTCGGATCTGCCGCCGGGCGCCAGAATCGGCACGAGCAGCCTTCGCCGGTCCGCGCAGCTGCAGTCCCGGCGCCCCGATTTTCGAATCGAATCGCTCCGCGGCAATATCGATACTCGTCTTCGCAAGCTGGAATCCGAAGGGCTTGATGCGATCGTGTTGGCGGCGGCCGGCTTGAAGCGGATGGGGTGGAGCGACCGCATTACGACCTATATCGAGCCGGAGGATTGCCTGCCTGCCGTCGGACAAGGCGCGCTTGCCATTGAATGCCGGGCGTCGGACGAAGAGGTGCTGGCGCTGCTGGCAAGGCTGAACGATACAGCTGCCGAGCGCGCGGTAGCTGCCGAGCGCACATTTTTGGGATTGCTGAACGGCGGCTGTCAGGTGCCGATCGGCGCTTACGCGACCGCCGAGTCGGCGGCGCCCGATGCGGTCGTCTCCATGACGGGCATGGTCGCGGCACCCGACGGCAGACTCGTATTAAAAGCCTCGGCTTCCGGCAGCGATCCGGTCGAGGTCGGACGCCGTGTGGCGGAGGAGCTGCTGGCCAAGGGCGCGGATGCCTTGCTCGCGGAAGCGAGGGAATAG